Within the Plesiomonas shigelloides genome, the region CACTGGGCTGCGCGGAGGTGGAAAAAGAGCACTGCATTATCCGCCTGCATGGCTATATCGCCACCTTACCAAGCGCTATTACTCCGGTATTGCATTGCCATGATGCGGCGCATTGGGTCAGCTACGCCGAATTAGCGGACTACGCCATGCCGGCAGCAGATATTCCGCTGGTGGCGGCACTGCGCCAGTATATGCAGGCGGATCCCCAATAAAGAACGAATAATAATTCCAGCTGAAAATAAACCAGCCTCGTAGTCGCCATTAACCACGAGGCTGGTTTGTTTTAGCTGATGCTCTAATTTACTGGAGCACTAATGCACTG harbors:
- a CDS encoding (deoxy)nucleoside triphosphate pyrophosphohydrolase, with amino-acid sequence MEKKIIEVVAAAIIAQNQVLLAQRAANAQDGGLWELPGGKVEAGESHQQALRRELQEELALTCEIGVSLGCAEVEKEHCIIRLHGYIATLPSAITPVLHCHDAAHWVSYAELADYAMPAADIPLVAALRQYMQADPQ